From the genome of Ziziphus jujuba cultivar Dongzao chromosome 4, ASM3175591v1:
TTGAGGATTAAGATTCTAAATAGAAGAATCTAAGCATTCAACGCCATGCCCACGCCACAATCActctcttcttcatcttctcatTCCTCTTCTTTTGTTTCTCACTCAcagacatttaaaaaaaaaaaaaaaaagtcagatATGTAATCTTCCATTAAAATAAGAaagtagtatatatatatatatatatgtatatatttgcatAAAAACACATACAAGATTCAATAAGATTGTTTTTAAAAAGCAACAATAACACTCTTTTTATTCATCAATCAGACTGTCACATTATTTCAAGTTATTACAAAATTATAACGGagtacaaaattttttttttcccaaaatatttaaccattTTTGTCCTCATTTactctgccttttttttttttttttttttgggtgaaacaTGCTTATATCAAGCCAAATGGACTCTCGGCCAATTCAAGGGTTACAAACCAATAGAGAGAATATTACAAGTAAAAGAAATGTCTAAAGCAACAGAGTATTTTGTTAAAAGCGTTAACAGCCAGCCTGATTAGTAGCTTTCCGACTCCATTGAAGGTACTAGCTGGGATGTTTATCTCTGTCTAATCCTCAAGACTTCATGTGGATTGCCCCATCCTTagagtttatgttttttttctaaattccaAAAGAAATGAATGTAGGTTTAATTGTAAAAGGGCTCTGTCATTTAATTGTAATGTATCCAAAATATCTTATTTAATACATAAAAGTTATTTAGAATATTTTGTTCAAGAATATTGTTGAAATatcaaaaagttattaaaactgtaatgatgataatacatatatttgtaatataaatataattatccaACTTTgataatatcatattaaattattattaattttaaaaatttaaattattaaaaagtgaGTTTAATgtgtatattaatatatatcataatatatatatatatatatatatcatagttttgttaaattaaaaattttaaaattaaaactattttacttttaaaactGATTTGTctatataattgaaaataatacaaCTATATTCATGTCACATAAGATATTTTCCGACATCGAAGAGTGAGAAAGTGAATTATCTGACCAAACTGTACAAACGCCATAAAAATCCAACATTTGGCAATGTTTTGTTAGAAACATTTGGCAATATTTTTCATCTGTAAGAAACAAACAAAGTATAGTACAATTATTATTACCAAACaataagaaaaagtaaatagTACATTGGACACGTGTTGATAAAAGGGTGTTTGGTTTTTGGTCAGGCACTTTGTGAAAAAgaaatcatcaaattttttgGTCCTCTTTCTAATGGATATGATTTTGTCTTCGATCTCATGCAAGATCTTTACAAAAGCAATAAATATTgatttgtgattattattattattaattatttgtacaAAAAATGATACTAAACAAAACAAGTTATTAGTTataaataccaaatgatactaaACAAAACAAgctattaattataaataccTAATAAATTACTACCAAatcagtttttttgtttttttttttttctttggcaagTACCAAAATCAGTTGTCAGGTAAAAgttgtaaataaatttagtgatcttaaatatattattttatgagaATATCATACATAATCCTAATTAAatatacttcttcttcttctctctctctcttttttttttggcactatATTTGCTTATGTTATGgaggaattttttaaaaaggaaaaattatataactaaaatgaTTAACTACTTTTTAGGGAAAAAatttaatgtataattttttttgtaataagaaaatttaatagTCTGAATATCTAAATTCTAACAATTATTGTAAAttgcttttacatatacaattctatataaaaaatgttattaataatatacatttGTGATTTaggtatttgaaattttttgttccattggacaataattgttttttataaaaaaataattgttttaacataaataatatgGATAAATGaagcaaataagtaaataagtaaatttcaaatagaagtctataaaatgttaaaatttcatatttgaggACAATTATTGCATTAACCAACAAGCTGTTAAATCGGCCCAGGCCGTGTGCATTTGCTTATCCAATTCAAATTGAATTAGAAATTGATCGAAGtgtgaatttataataaataattttattctagAACACATTGACATAATTCAAGAGGCTCAATCATTAATTTCTATAAGATACAAAAtctccatcaattaaaaacaaaacaaaacaaaaaaaaaaagaaaaagaaaaagagaaaaagaaaattccgaACCAAACATAGAAAAACCTTGAGGGATGACAAATGGAAAGGGCAAGAAAAAGAAACGTAAAAAAGCCGTCAATTTGGACTCCTTGGAAAATTGTCCCAATTACCGGTCAAATCTCCCGCTTAATTAGTCagatttattggaaaaaaattaaaaaagcagTTGTAActgaacaaacaaaaaataataataaaaaataaaaataaattcgtTTCTAAAAATACCACCATACCagcttttttccattttgttaaaaaaaagaaaaaaaaaaatacaagagagagagagagagagagagagcaatagAAGCTTGAGCTTCCATTTCCATGGCCAAAAATACCACATACTTTCACTTGTGGCCGTCCATTTATACACACTGATTTCCCATCAAACCCTTCCGCTCtcccccaaaaacaaaatattaaaaaaaaaagaaaagaaaacatggtTCAGTTCAGCCTGAGACGAAGATTCCAGCGGCGGGTCTTGGTTCTCCGGCGATGCATTCGACGCCTTCTGGACCGTGTATTCATGTCTTGTTTAGGCAAGACCGTTCGTTACCGTATGTTGCCGCATGCCATCATGATGACTCCGGCTTCTCCGTCATCGCCTCCATCGTCGTCGTCGGCTTCTCCGTCTATAGCCAATGAGAGTTCTTCTTCATCGAGTAAAGATGTTATCAATGTCGCACCAGCCCCGACGTCGGCGTCGATTAACAATGAAGTAGACTCCGATTTGGTTTCTTTGAAGATCACTCTCTTGGGGGATGCCCATACTGGAAAAACTAGTTTTATGGTTGGTATTccattaaataattttgaacttaatttggtcgggaattttgaattttgggatTAAAATTTTTGATGTTTCGTTGGTGTTTGGGTGAAAGGTAAAATATGTAGGTGGTGAGGAAGAACAGGGAAGGGTAGAAGGAAAAGGATTAAGTTCCATTGGTAAGACATTACTTGTTAAAGGTGCACGAATTTCTTATAGCATTTGGGAAGTTGAAGGTAATCTATCCATGCTTTGTTTATTTCTTCATTCAAAATTTCATTGCATTTTCATTTGATCTCTCAGAAGACTTTTATCAaacacttttcattttttttttttttttttttggggaaaaaagaacaaattttgatattgcttttctttttgtcaATGCCTTTAACATAATTGATTTATTGAATGAATTTGGAATGTGGGTTTGTAGGTGATGAGAAATCGAAGGATCATATCCCAGTTGCTTGTAAGGATTCTGTGGCGGTTCTCTTCATGTTTGATCTAACAAGTCGGTGTACCTTAAATAGGTATGGAATATTtttgattatcattttttttggcttaattgTGTTTAGttgttctaaatttaatttgggttttCTTTAACCCGATTACAAAATGTTTTAaggaatttattttgtaattgcaGTGTCATAAGATGGTATCAAGAAGCAAGGAAATGGAATCAGGTATTGCATTGCATTTTCTCTCATGTAAAATGCATCACATTTTCTTCAAGCCAATGAAATTTAGGCGTGCAATAAAacgtattttatttttgatttaccAATCCCAACCGTAATGTTTCATTATTTTCAAGAATTTGATCCGAATATCTCATTCTTTAATTCAATATTAGGCTTTTCCTCAAAATGATGTTTTCTTCTatgattgattttgttttgtagacGGCAATTCCTATTATAGTTGGAACAAAGTTCGATGATTTCATTCAACTCCCTATAGATTTGCAATGGACGATCGCAAGTGAGGTACATTTTCAAATCTCTAACCAGAAAAATaccatttttaccaaattttctaaaatttattacttgtatATTCTAATATTCCCATATATCAGATTTCAAGTCGTTGAAAATagaattaaagaaagaaagaaaagatagCATTGATTCTGAGGTTGATAAAACAATGGAGAATGTTATCAATCTGGCATGCATTGAATATTCAAATTCTGTTTGGCCAGAAATCAGTTGTACCAAAATTTTGTGTAGTAATTAATAAAACGTGTCTAAGTCCAAGATTAGAATAATGGAAAATGTATTCTAGAATTAACACGGATAAAGATGAACATAACTTGGAAACATAAAAGGCATCCTAGTCAATGCTTCACGTAGAAGGATCTCTCATCTCCCTCTCATTGATGTTACATGCTCATTGACTTTCTATGAACTAGTTTTTTTGTGCAATGTTTCTGATTGGCCGCAAATGCCGAcctctcaatttaaaaaagaagctTCCCAGTCACACACATAATATCTTACCCTGGAGGTTGCCCGATCATCGTGCTGGAAGGttttaaagaaggaaaaaaaaaaaaaaaaaaaaagtagaaaagaaaacatagtATCCCATGTGAGATTCACTATTCAAGAGACTAATCAATGACCCTAAACAACCCATTTTAACATGTATTTAAGGAAAGGATGGAGCTGAGTTATTTTGTGGCATAAATATCTAAAAGACTTTGTTCAACCACCTATATCAAGTAGATTAATGAGCTGTCTAACAGCCTAACTTAACAACCGCCAAAACAAAAGTAACATTTAATTTGAATCAAGGATACCCAACAATCcatattagataaatatatcaTGTTTTCTctaacataattattttattttttatgttaatgtATTACAGGCAAGAACGTTGGCTAGGGCCCTCAATGCGACGCTATTTTTCTCTAGTGCAACCTACAACATAAACGTGAATAAGATATTCAAATTCATCACGGCAAGGCTCTTTGATCTGCCATGGACCGTGGAGCGAAATCTCACCCTTGGAGAGCCTATCATCGATTTCTAAAAAGTGTTATTTTGTACATGACACAACCTCTCTATTTCCCCAGAAAGTGACTCAAAGCTGTTCGGTAGCTGGAGATGTCAGTCAGTTGCAAATaagagtttttttcttttttacttcttGACTTTATTGGAGAAAGGCAGAGGCGGATAGCCCACGTCTCCAATTCTACATACATGAATAACATTGTGTTGCTCAGCAATTGTAGAAAAAAAGTTCAAAGATGAAAGGAAAAGCCCTTTGAGTTTTTCTTCCAATTCCATATGCATACTCTCGACATATTGCCATAAATCTTGAAAGATCATATCATAGCAAATATTTTTAGTCAATGGTCCATAAATACTCTTCAAAACTGGGAGTCAAAACCAGAAGATACTAGATGGACAACCAACGGCAAGTGCTAAAAATTTCAGTTTCATAACGactaaacaaatgaaaaattgCACTCAATGCACTTTTTCAGGGGGTTTTACTCAAGCTTCACTTCTCTCTTCGGGGGATCCAGCTGCAAATACGTATATGGCTCTGTTGGTTCCTCCCTGCACAACAAACTCATGAACTTTATAAACTGACAGAAGCAATAGTAAATGATGTATGTCACGCTGTCTTAGAAGTTAAAGAAAATTACAGATCAAGATAAGTTGAAGATCCTTCAAATGACAGGCCTCAGCACTTATAGCTTAAAAGACCCCAAACAAAAAGTACCGGGAAGAACAATTACTACAAGAAGAATAGCTCATAATTTAATGTCTGCTTTGAAAGTTGTATGAATTAATATACGAAAACTCTTggaacataaataaatttactatatgctgaaaaatcattttaaagCTTAAACATACCCAGGTTTAGAACGCATGCATTGCCAGAAGAGCTTAAAAGGTCCCGGAACTGTCTTAAATGGGTTTCCTTCAAAACAAGCCTAcacaaaaagttaaataaataatcaactcaCAATAATAGCAAGAAAAAACacatattatcaaaacctactAGAATTTTGTAAAGAGTTCAATCTAAATGGAAGCACCGTTAAACTGCTAaggaattgaaaaatattgtgaGATTGAGTTTCCCCTGGGGCCCATAACTTCCTCCTTCCAAAAGCCATCCAAAcacaaaaatttcattttcccaGGTAATTTCAAATTCCCACTAATTTTGAAACTTCCCAAATGGGGCCTATTAGTCAAGCTCAAgcattttcaatataatttcACCAGATGCTACGCAAACCACATTTGGCtgagtaattttaatattcttaAAAAGCAGATAAAGAATTTATTTACTCTTCCAAACATACATTAAAAAGAGTGGAAGGAAACCAACAAATCGAAAAGTGCTTAGAGTCAATGTAATACTTCCCTCATCTTATGATCAAACAAGTATCATGACAATCAAGCCAAATCATGATTCCGACTGTAACTAACAGAATGATAGCACATATAAGAACAAAAACAACCTAATTATAAATGAGGTGAACTTCTTTCCTCAACTCCCCAAACAAACATCAAGAACTACATCTTCCTCGCAAATTAAATCAGCAATGCTTTCACATTCTTACTTATCCTCCCGTACTCGTCAAATAATTAGGGACCAATAATCATATTCAATTTCTAATTTCCAACATGTTATAGATATCCAAGAAAACTGCAATAGCAAGcttcaataaatattatttatgtattgtcTGAACAAGAAGCTTTCACCTTTTCAGTTTAGATTTTTCTTTGGTATTAAAATAAATGCCTTCTTGATCCCCTCACTCACACCAAAATTTCAGTAATATAAAGCACAAGCATGAAATCTCTtaaattaaaagttaattaaCCATTTAAGGTTAAGATGGTTTCAGCATAAATTCACTTCCATTCACTCCTTTTACCTACAAAAACCAACAACCACCATTAAAAGTACTATAACTAAACAAATAACTGAACAATACAACtagaacaaataaacaaaacaaacccaGTTCCATAAACATAATTTTGCACCCATTTGCTAATGCATACCCAAGAAAAGAAGCGAAGTTGGAGGAACATATAGAATGAAAAGCAAAGGCAAAGAGGGAGGTTGGTATTTGGGGGTATTGTGGAAAAAGGGTCATACTTGGATGACATCCTCAGCTCGGTCATTGCAACGATGGGCCTTGGGTTGGCGATGATCTCCCTCTGGCATCCCCCATGGACTCTCTCTTCTTGGCACTGGTCTCGTCTCGCTGCTCATCCTTCTCCTTCCTCTTTCCtccttttggaaattttttttttcctttttttattttctttgcaaaataaTTTCTTATTCATCGATTCAATTCTGCAAGTTCAGCCAACTTGGGCCGGGGCGGTCATGGGCTGAAACCGCCCGCTccatataaatatttgtatattacATATTCATCAGTGTAAAATTTTTtcgtccaaataaaaaaaaaaaaaaaaagaatgtaaaattttatatttaaattttactaaaataggcaaaaaataaatgaagggaaaaatagtttttattttaaggGATATCGATATTTTATCCTCTTTAACCGTAcaattttttgcattttgttgtatatatttcaaaacCTCTTATATTCTcctgtaataaaaaaaaaataaaaaaaacctctaATATTCTCTCATGGATTAATACTTTTCAGCCAATTAAATTTgattatgataaatttaatgaaatttaatttacacAAACATAATTCATGTAATTAACTTTGTTTAGGAgttaagtcaaaaaaaaaaaaaagaaaaaagaaaaaacttgtttaggaattattttattttatttttattttacttttgaatggTAAATTTTGTGCAATTTATTAGGCTGTATGGTTGGATGAAACTGGCACAAACAATAATCATTCATACATAAAATAATGTAAGAAGTTTTGTAGTTCGAGGGGTAAAATGGAAATGCAGTATAATCAAAGGGTtaaaatatagttatatattAACGAGTGAGGGagcgagtcaaaaagtcaaatcctGGAATTTCTATTATAAATTGCGGCCTTGTTGAATTTTCAACGTTCCAGTAATGAGATCCTGTTTTTGCTGTCTCAGCCTCAGCACTAACTCTCtgtattttccattttctagaaaaacaaacacacaaaaataataatggggATTGTGATTAATCTTATAGATGCGTtgctcttctccttcttcctctcTATCGCAATCTTAACGCCATTGATAGACGCTCAGATATGTCTCCCTCACTCTCACACCTTCTATCCTGACCTCCTCTTGGACGCCACTCAATGGTATACAAACGAATTCGGTGACTACCTGGTGGCAGAGAAACCGGATTTCTTCGTGGGTATCATCTGGGTCGAGCTTCTTCTTCAATGGCCTCTAGCTCTTGTCAATCTTTATGGCATTTTGGCTTCCAAGCCTTGGTACAACACTACCTGTTTATGCTATGGTGTCTCTGCCTTTACTGCCAATGTAAAATAATATGAGTCTCTTTTTTCTTAGCTCCAACTTTTAACTTcattaattcttttcttttttctttctttgtgttttttggGTGAGAATTATTTCAAATGTGTTTTTGTGCTATTCTTTCAGATTCCCATAATTGTAGAAATGATGGGTTCTGGGAAGGCAACTGAGAAGATGTTTATGATGTACCATGCATTCTTGGGTTTCGGAGTTTTAGCCATCCTGCGTGGGTTCACGATGAGGCTCTTTACCATTAAGACTGCTAGTTCCAGCAAGAGACCTCCATTACCTAAGAAAAagagaatttaatttaattccaaTATCCATATAATATGTCTATGACCACTttgtatcatataatatatcTGTTAATTCTTTGCGGTTCTGAAATTTGCAGCTTAAAATTAGTATGTTGAACGTAAATATTTTTCAGGAACAGAATTTGGTAATTTTATAAACTGGTATATATGTGTTATCCTCAAAAGCGTTAatgcttcatatatatatgcgaATTCTTTTTAACCAAGTTTTGTGATAGTTGAGTTCGATTAGATGCTTACAAGTTgttaaaaatgattttcttcATAGGTTACATTATAGCAAactgtttaaaaataatttacaagATGTACCGCATGGTATTGTTTCAAGTTATTGTGTCATACATGTATGCATATGGCTAACTGAAAttttactctttcttttttggttgcTTCTTCAATGTCTAAATTTTCATCTCTATCAttgcgccttttttttttttttaagtcaaagTTCCAACTTAAAATATTCcgtttttctatatttatggtttttatcaTAGTTTTAAGTCCCAAAACATATACAGCAAAGCTTAGAAGGCCGAGCTACTGAAGGCCCCCAAAAATGGGTGCTTTTGGTGAGCTCATAGATGCAATTCTCTTCCTGTTCTTCACTGTAATTGCAGTAGCGGCTTCATTGATCGGCTCGCAGACATGTCTACCTCCAAGTCTCTTCCCCAACTTCCTGGTTGACCTGAAGAACTGGTGTGCCACAGAGTTTGGCGATTATCTTATTAACCAGAAGCCTCACTTTGTTGTTGGGATCTTTTGGCTTGAACTTGTGTTTCAATGGCCTCTTGCGCTTCTCAATATATGCGGTTTTGATTGCCAAATCTTGGTTCAAACCACCTGCTTAATGTACGGCGTCTCTGTTATATCTACCATGGtaaggtttctttttttttttttttgctctagcTCAATTCAAACTGTATTTTCTGGTTGGTTGGCTAGAAAACTTTGACCTTGAAAAGCATTGATGGAAAACTCACTAACGTTTTTGGGCATTATGTATTGAGCTGATAGCATGCCATCACTCACAATGGCCATATGTAGATCTGTACTCGGTTATTTTAATCAACATCTTGAATTTATTAGCGTTTAAAATTGAGTTTATGGAAAACTTGTTAATCTAGATCCAATTTATTAGATGCTTTTGGTCAATCAACATATCAACATCATATATGGTTTCAGAACTAGAATTTAGattcttcatatttttaaaactagtacaattttttttttcaggtacCTATGTTATCAGAACTGGTATGGTCAGGCAAGGCGTCGGATAAGCTGTTAACGATGTATTTTCCTTTCATGGGATTAGGTGTTTTGGCCACACTGCGTGGGTTGCTGCTACCACACTTTGCCAAGACTATACCAACCGATGGCAAGAAACCTTCATTGGCTAGAAAAAAGAGGGCTTGATAGTTTGattcaaatccaatttcatatgTATATGTCTAGAAGCACTTAATTTGTATCATACAGTTCCATTATTCTTTGTGATTCTCAAGTTAAaagcttaattattattattagtattatcattatcattattattattatttttgtttgctgaagtaattgttttataaaccaaaatccGAAGGCAAAAAGCCTACAAAGAGGACTTGGCATCACAACCACTCTCCTGGGTAACAAAAGTAGTGAAATGTTAGAACAAGTGTTCAACGACAAAGTTCCAATGGTGGAGTTCTTTAAGTACCAATTACATACAAAGTAAGCTAAGAAATTAATGTCTCTTAGTTTAAAGCTTAAATTATTCTATTGAAGAAAGATACATTTCAGgaacaaaattttgatttaataaacacATTATAATTAAATGCTGTGTTATATGGAAACGCCATTATGCCTTATTGGGAATAGAGGTTTGCTGCCACTTCTATAGCCTCTTCATTGACctcatctaatatatatatatatatatatatttgaagaacATTTACCTCTTCATCAACCAAGTTTTATGAGatacaaattgttaaaaatgctTTGCGTAAGTTAGTTTATATTGTATggtaaattgtttaaaatattcaCTTAGAAGTTGTGCTGCATagtattgttttatattatagtACCCCACGTTATAACTATAAACTAAAACACCAAATTCATGCATCcacatttcataaaaaaaaaaaaaaaaaaaaaaaaaaaaagaagaagaagagaaaaaagctgttacttttacattttatttatttttttctgaaattcGATAAATAAACCCATCAAAAATATCACGGTTGCTTCTTCAGTATCCAAATTTTCATCTCTTTTATAGTTGTTCACTGGAAGAAAAGCAAAAGGCAGCACTGTTTTGAAGTCACCATTAGCAATTAATAGAGGCAGTAGTTTTTCTCCATTCATCAAGTGAAAAGACATGtaggcttttttattttattttttaatatatatctatatatatatatatatatttttttttttttaatttttttttttttcatatttttcagtCAACGTTCCAACTTCTAAAAATATACAATCTTTAATTCCATTTCCGATCAGAATTGAGAATCCTTGTTCCAATCACCCGTCTGAAACCCCCAATATTCTCGCACTAGAACAGAGCAAAGCTCCATAACAGTACAAACAGAGCAAAGCGTTTAGAAAGTGGAAGCTATTTTGAACCCCTCGAAAATGGGTGCTGCGGTGAAGCTCATAGACGCCGTACTCTTTGTCTTCTTCATCGTAATTGCTTTAGCTGCGCCATTGATCGACTCGCAGATGTTTCTACCTCCCACTGTCTTCCCCGACTTCCTGGTTGACCTGAAGAATTGGTATGCAACCGAGTATGGCGATTATCTAATTACCCAGAAGCCTCGTTTCGTGGTGGGGATCGTTTGGCTTGAACTTGTGTTTCAGTGGCCCCTTGCTCTTCTCAATCTGTATGGGATGTTGGGTGCCAAGTCTTGGTTCAAGACCACCTGTTTGATGTACGGCGTCTCTCTCATATCTACCATGGTAAaggttctttctttctcttgaaTTTCCAACTGTATTTTCTTGTTGGTTGGTTAGAAATTTCGACATTTAAAAGGATTCAATGGAAAACCCAGCAAGCTTTTTGGTCTTTATGAGCTAATAGCATGCTATCAGACACACACTAGAGATAGATCTGTACTTGGTTCTTTGTAGTCAACATTCAGAGCTTTATCTAGTTGTCGAAATTAGTAGGTGGGTGGGTCTCATAGATTATGGAGGAATTTTGGTGTCGAGAACCTTGAATTTAAACATTGCTTATAAGAAATTAGCCAAGATTATTCTAGacagtttcttcttctttctttcctttttttttcggTTTGCATTTTATGAATTGAGTCTATGGTCTATATGTACTTTCAGAACTACGTGTTATCAAAGTTTTCAATGGTCAAATGTCTTAGAAGTTATAATAGTCGATATTGTTCTTCATGGTCTTgaacttgtaaattttttttcaggTTCCTATATTATCAGAACTGGTATGGTCAGGCAAGGCATCGGATAAGCTGTTAATGATGTACTTTCCTTTCATGGGGTCAGGTGTTTTGGCTACACTGCGTGGTTTGCTACCTTACTCTGCCAAAACTACATCAGCCGATGGCAACAGACCCTCATTGGCTAGGAAAAAGAGGGCTTGACAAATAACTTTggaactcaattttttttttttttttttttccctctttaatCCTAGGTTTCATCTATTGGTGAAACTTGTTCTTCTGATCAAATGGTGGATTTTGTTAATTGGATTCATTGTGGGCCCTTATAAACCGCTGAGCTAGTTGGAATTGTAGTACTGGTAGAAGCTAGAGATTGTTTATTCCAATCTTGAAAGTATATCCATGGTTTGAGATTTTGAGTTTCTTTTCTTCGAATATATTGCTGTTGATCACTCTTACCTCGATCtgtctttgttttttaattgcaaGTGTCTGAAGCCACTTCACGTGCTCGAGGAGGAACAGCACCCAACTACATTACTATAATCTAATCACATGGCATTTATTAAACAGGCTGGTTGTCTTAACTCTTAAGAAGTCTAATGTAAAGGTATATCTATTCCAGCTCAGTCCCGATTTCAAGATTAAGTTTATGCATTTAAAATTTGACCGAACCCATTAAATATTGGTTGCTTTATTATTGTAtgactaaatttattttatgaacgTGGGACAGTATTTTTcacttgaaaaatagaaaaaaggagagagagaaagccaaAGATTGTTTCAAAATGACTGGTAGTtttcctaataaaataaaacatgtagTTTTGGCAGTCAACTTTCTCCAAGTAGAAATTCCCCGAGATCCCATCTGATTCCATCTGTGATCATAGTCTGGTTCCCATCATTCATCTCGGTATTCCTTGCATTGCCCAAAAACAGAGCAAGTCACAGAAGCTATTGAACTGCCAAAATGGGTGCTGTGGTGAAGCTCATAGATGCCACCATCTTCTTGTTCCTTGTTGTAATTGTGGTAGGGGCACCATTGATCGACTCGCAGATTTGTTTGCCTCCCAGTATCTTCCCCAACTTCCTGATTGACCTGAAGAACTGGTACACCAGCGAGTTTGGGGATTATTTCTTTACTAACACACCTCATTTCTTTGTCGGGATGGTTTGGCTTCAACTCCTCTTTCAGTGGCCTCTTGCTCTTCTCAATCTG
Proteins encoded in this window:
- the LOC107417080 gene encoding septum-promoting GTP-binding protein 1; this translates as MVQFSLRRRFQRRVLVLRRCIRRLLDRVFMSCLGKTVRYRMLPHAIMMTPASPSSPPSSSSASPSIANESSSSSSKDVINVAPAPTSASINNEVDSDLVSLKITLLGDAHTGKTSFMVKYVGGEEEQGRVEGKGLSSIGKTLLVKGARISYSIWEVEGDEKSKDHIPVACKDSVAVLFMFDLTSRCTLNSVIRWYQEARKWNQTAIPIIVGTKFDDFIQLPIDLQWTIASEARTLARALNATLFFSSATYNINVNKIFKFITARLFDLPWTVERNLTLGEPIIDF
- the LOC107417081 gene encoding uncharacterized protein LOC107417081; its protein translation is MSSETRPVPRRESPWGMPEGDHRQPKAHRCNDRAEDVIQACFEGNPFKTVPGPFKLFWQCMRSKPGEEPTEPYTYLQLDPPKREVKLE
- the LOC107417078 gene encoding uncharacterized protein LOC107417078; amino-acid sequence: MGIVINLIDALLFSFFLSIAILTPLIDAQICLPHSHTFYPDLLLDATQWYTNEFGDYLVAEKPDFFVGIIWVELLLQWPLALVNLYGILASKPWYNTTCLCYGVSAFTANIPIIVEMMGSGKATEKMFMMYHAFLGFGVLAILRGFTMRLFTIKTASSSKRPPLPKKKRI
- the LOC125418268 gene encoding uncharacterized protein LOC125418268, translating into MGAFGELIDAILFLFFTVIAVAASLIGSQTCLPPSLFPNFLVDLKNWCATEFGDYLINQKPHFVVGIFWLELVFQWPLALLNICGFDCQILVQTTCLMYGVSVISTMVPMLSELVWSGKASDKLLTMYFPFMGLGVLATLRGLLLPHFAKTIPTDGKKPSLARKKRA
- the LOC112491236 gene encoding uncharacterized protein LOC112491236, producing the protein MGAAVKLIDAVLFVFFIVIALAAPLIDSQMFLPPTVFPDFLVDLKNWYATEYGDYLITQKPRFVVGIVWLELVFQWPLALLNLYGMLGAKSWFKTTCLMYGVSLISTMVPILSELVWSGKASDKLLMMYFPFMGSGVLATLRGLLPYSAKTTSADGNRPSLARKKRA